The DNA region agccctttcAGTGTCTTGTTTTCCAACAATGATCTCCAGATGTTTATTGTGTCCCAGTCATATCATGAgcaagaaatataaatacaaatacatactTGCATCTGAgatcttatgtttgttttgcaggtgAGAAGCCATTCCAGTGTGAGTTTTGTGAGAGGCGCTTCGCTAACAGCAGCGACAGGAAGAAGCACTCGCAGGTCCACACCGCTTCAAAGCCCTACGACTGCAAGGCTCTGGGCTGCACCAAGTCTTACACCCACCCCAGCTCCCTGCGCAAGCACATGAAGATCCACGTCAAGTCGTCGCCTACCTCTGACCACCAGGACTTGTACAGCTTTGGCCATCACCACCTCCAGCAGCCTGTCCTCGAACCCCTCGACCTGAAAATGAACCACTTCACTTCGTCGCTTGCCAACAGGAGTTCTCATTTCCCACTGTTGACCACTCACCAGTTAGATCTCAGCCCTAGCAACGACGTAAGCGGTAAGGTGTTGCTGCGGAGTTCGTCCCCGGTGGCCATGCCTCTGGATCTCTCTCTGTCGAGCCTCAAGAGTCAGCTGAGCCAGAAGCAGCAGAGCTCCAGGACCCCCCGGCGGAGCCAGCGCTCGGTGAACCCGGCCTTAACTCAGCTGTCAAACATTAAGGAGTGGTACGTTTGCACGAGGACTACAGCGCCACACTTTCCACTTCTTCACCCAGACCACATCAAGACAGAACGCAGCGACGAGGACGACTACGTCACGTAGGGCGCGGGCGATGGTTGCTTCAGACAGAACAAGCAGCTATTTGCTCCTTCATCAGTGGCTCCTGGCCAAGACTTTCATCAAACATCAAGACAGTTATTGTTTCACTAAACAACCCATCTCTGAGATATGTGGACGAATGTGGCGTCCAAAGCAACGGCAGAAAGGTCACCATGAGATTCTGAAACAAAGTTTTACAGCTAATACAGTGGTTTTGTTAAATCAAGAGTACCCAAGGATGTTGCTTCCTAGAACTATTTGAACAGGGTGTCTGAACTTCAGAACCAGTCTAAGGGCTGTGTTGTGTGAAGCAGTTTCAAGGGCTAAAGCGACACGATGAAACAAGCCAACAGGCGGCTCGGCGTGTTCAAACAGCCGGCTTACAAAGTGCAGGGCTGTCAGAGCTGTCGAGGGTTTGGTATTCTTCAAACAAGCTGGTAgaggtttggtttgtttgctaTAATAGTTGGAACCAGCTGGTCCTGCTGCCAGCTGGGATTTCTTCGACATGTTAGAAGAGTCGACGAGCACTTTGTTTGAAGCAAACTGAGGCCTTTAGTAACAAAGAATGAGTGGAAACCTGGTCAAAGTGTTACTCTGAGCACTACTACACTGTGGCAAGTGGTGTGGCTGCAGTTTGCCTAAGAATTCAATGCATTCAGTACAAATTCCCTTTCCTGTAGTAGAAAAATTCAACATCGACATGAGCTTGTCAGAAAAGGACATCAGCACATCATCTTTTAACAGAATTAATAACTTTCTTTAGCTCTCGGCTTGAACAGCTTGATAAGTTACAGCAAATCAGGCATATTGATGGAGTCGACATCCAAGGTAATGCTGCATAAGAACACGGATGTTGTTCTGCGCTAAATGTATTGtctgttaaagctgcagtatgtaacttttgttGAAACGTTTCACTGTaacatgacagtttgttatgagacacaAAACTTGAGCTCTTCTGCCCTCTCTCAGTGCTTTCTAGATACAACCACTCagtcaggaggcgggtcttagtgctgtcaatcatcctcctTGTGTTGCTGCTTAACCCCGCCCCTCACTCCCTCTTTGCTCTTTGCTCGGCTGTAGCTTCTTCCTGATAGCAGATCCTgctgtgaatgctaaggctagttagcatggccacagatgacggcagataaacgttttttctgtaacagtaagttgtttctctgccaatagcacattgagcagcgagtacatgaagatgattgacagcagttagaccctcctcctggctctgattgatctgtttttggtcagaggaatgcatttcttcagagaACATTAACAGCTCCGGGAGGAGGTGTAGGGTATTGACTTTTTtgcagattatctgtctcatattatgcTGTaatgacatagtgacagttttaacaaatatgtaaacaaacatttttttttccttaaaggTACAAACTGTTAGTGAAAAACACCAAGTTATTCACTAACATGGTGCTACATCCCTCTGATTCGCCCACATGATCAGTTTGAGTTGTTCTAAATGGCTAACTTAAGCTAACCAGTTGTTAGCCTTTCATCACTCGCAAGGTGTATTTCCAAGAAGCTCATGGTCAAATGACATTttcgtaaaaaaataaaaccaaatatttttgacagtACCTCCACAAAACTTCACTTCAGAAAATCCAATCTTCAGGTCCTACCAGTGGCTCAGCGATCTGTGTCTGGTCACGTTCCAGTTTACAGCTCAGGATTTCCAAAATGGCCACCAATCTAACACACAGGTGACTGCATTAGATAAAGTAGAAGGAATAATGAACTGGTGGAGAGATATTAATTTTCTATATGTGGAAGTGTGGTCATTCTTAATTGTGAGTGGCCAGGGGTCTATTTACTTTCTGTTGCTCCAACTTAACTTCTAGCGAAATGAGTGCACTTACTTCTCCTGGAGGACGTTCACTTAATTTTACTTGGTAGcaaaacgaaaagaaaaaaacccccatcagattatgaaataaaatcaaggaATCCCTCAATGTTGTAGAAAAAATGTAGAGTCATCCTTTTATTTGCTGTTCTACAAAAATACCAGTGCAGACCGAACTCTGAAAATGAGTCTGCATATCAACCTGAGGAGTCATCATGTTCCTGGTtgattcacaaaaaaacatgtcctCAGAAAATCAAAGCTGAAATAGCTAAATATAGCAGCTgggattaataataataacagctgAAATAATTCCTAATACTCTCAGTCTAACATTTGGACTCAGGACAAACCAGATATGAAGGTTATAAAggttgaaaattaaaacatctggAAAGAAAACTCAAAGTAATATGCCTTGGAATGAAACCAGGtacaacagaagaaataaaaggacaAGTGATGAGAAACAAAAGTCGGTGTTGGGGAAGTAAACAGTGGTAAATTAACTGAAGTAAGTGGGATTCATAGATAAGAACAGTCTAATTTTGGATCTCACCTTGAATCTGTGATCTATACACATGTGTCTTCTACATCTCACCATCATCTGATGGTGTTGTTGATGCACAGTTGAGGGGGTCAAAGTTGATCCATTACTGATCAATCTTGGGAGGTAGTCAGAGCTGTAAGGACTTTGGGTTAAAAGCATAACTTTAACAAATTGTTTCCTCACAAACCTTCTCTGTCATAAATCGCCAAACAAGCAACAATGTTTAAGCAACAGTAttgcagtgaaatatttttaatatgcgGCAGTTGAAGATGAAAAGAATTGATTGTTGAGTCCTGAAtctgctctgaaaaaaaaaaaaagctagaaCATTTGTTTGGTATCTTGTCCTAATGAAACAATAACTGCCTTAAGAAAAGAAGTATATTTCCAGTTACTGGTGATGGGGGGTCCCTAAAGGAACAGGACAGATTCCAGTAAATGCACTAACCAATGCAATAAATGCACAGGAGGATCTCAACGTTTTGGACCCTTTGTTCATTCTACCAATCAAACGTAGAGGACGTTTGGAGATGATGAAGTCAGTTTTCAGAGGATGATAATCCATCCAGGAAGGCAGATCAACTCAATGCTCTTAATCCAATTTGATCCATTCCTTGGATTCAATTCCTCCTAAAAGTCAAGCTGTTAGAGGTGGAACAATGTTCACAATATTGAGGGATTCCATCATTTCTGTAGAAAAATATGTGCCATTAACAATAACAGTATCATTTCATGTTCTGAGTTCTGTTTCCCAAAGCCAAACTTTAAGCTGTCCAACCTCTGGCTTTGGGTCATATCAGTAGTTTTGGATCAAGTATCCTCCAGGAATTGTACCTCCATGTTGCTCCAAAGAGTATAATGTTTCAAACGCTCAGCTTGGCATTTAGAACCGACTGGATGTGTTGATGTTACAGACTAGCACTTCCATATGTTTCCCAGACTGAACTGGGATTATGGCTCGGACCTACCAGAGTTTCTTTCTCAGTTTTCAGACGCTTTCTTGTTTTATCTGAGATGTTCCTGCTCAGGCAGTCAGATGTTCATGGGACTGGCTCTTCTGTCCCCAGTAAATGTGTTGCTAAAGTTAAGGAAGTGGCTGAAATGAATGATGGGTAAATTCCAGCGAAGTGAACCTGCCGTATAGAACAATCCTTCCGATCATTAGACCACTCTCAACTCCAGTCATTGTacgacaaaaaaaatgaaagaaatagaataaagacaaacaatTGGACTTTAAAAAGTTGAATCCTGTTGctgacaaatgtttttattttataaacatttattgtctttttttatgttaatgtcttctgttttcttaAATGGCTCCTGGATTCAGCCtatgtatgcatttttttttaatggtagACTGGAGAGGTTTGTTCTGTATTTAGATGGATAGCATCCGGAGTGACTTGGTCAGCCCTGGCCCTGATGACGTTGCAGATGTTTTGCAGCTCTTCTTGAAAATGGACAAAGGTAACAAACACGAGTGAAACAAAGACAGTCTCTGGTGATATTCTTCTCTGTCCTTTATTATCATTCTCAGCACATtcactttgaaataaattcaagcagaaaacactgaagttAAGTTTATTTCGAGACTACCACTGTTAACATCTTGATGTATTGAAAGGTCTGTCTGGGATTTTGAAGCAAGGTTCCATGTAGACATTATGAGCAGTCAGTATCTTCTCTGCTGTAGATGGGTCTTATTAGTTAGATTATTTTGCAGCTAAAGGCCAAGACAAAAGAAGTCTACCGTCCTCATATCTTGAAAATGCCCACTCGCTATTGTCTGACTTTAAGTCACTGATGTTTTTGCAgcacaaatatttattcagataGAAGTCTACATTCACAAGCTGGAACTTGGTCCATAACAAGTTGAAACAAAGATTGTAGATTGAAGCAAAGGAAAACGATCCACTAGCGATGAAAAACGAGGTAATTTCAAAATCAGTGAAGTCTACGCTTGTATGTGGCCAGCAACTCAGTCTGGCTGTTTAGTTCTGttctattttctttcagtgtatCTGTTTCTTCACCAACAGATACATTGATCCTCAAAAGTGTTCAcaccttgttaaaaaaaatgccgtttttttacctaaaaaaaaaatgataccatgattatttacttaaactaTTCccatattatatttatttagtttatcgAACAGAGTGTGCAGAATCATTCacctgaacaaacaaacaaaagctagCGAATGTCAAGTTTAATTTCACCTGGCTGTCACTTGCCGTGCTCCTGACTTTCCTCCCCAAGGCTGAGCGGGTACAGCCGATGGAGGGACGGGTTTGAACACTTCGCAGCTCAGTCCAGGAGGGGGCGGTAATGCAGGTTCTGAGAAAGctcagagaagaagagaaaccTGGGCAACATGGCGGTGTGCAGACAGGCAGTGTTCCTGGACAGGCTGCTGTTTGCCGTGAAGGTGAGTTTTCCACTCAGTGACTGTGACAGGGTCAGTGTGGAGGCTCAGTCCGACCGGAAGTCAGCACCTGGATAAACGCAGCGGGCTGCTCCGTCACAAAGATTTAACGCTTTCAACTGTGTGTGGAGCTGGTTTTACAGAGCAACCCTGCCTGTTCGAGAATAAAgcttagataaaaaaaaaaaagtttgtaaatcaggcaaaagaatcAATGCAGAAAACCTGAACTGAAACTTGAAGACAGCTTCATTTGATTCAGTGTGAACCGCGTCCTTCTTTCTGTTGAGATAATCAGCTTTTATTACTATGCAGGAAAGCGAGTTTTAGTAGAGGATGCACCTCATCTGGTCCACAGCTGGCTGAAACAGGGGAGAGCAGTAGGAAACATACACAGGTCTGGTGGGAAAGAAAGCTGAGCACaccagttattttaaaatgatttcctgAAATCTACCAAGTTTTATCTTGGAAAGTTATCAGTAGCAAGCTACCACATGTTgggtttgaaaatattttaatgaactttAAGTGTGTAATGACATCCTGCCATTTCCAGGTTCAGTACTaagaaaatgggaaataaaacatattccaGTTATGGAGTATGTTTACTGAATCTCCATAACTGTTCTCAAGAACATGTTGGGTGTCTTAAAGGCcttgtgtctctttaaaaactctctctctttctgaaactccactttCAGGAAGCCATCAGTACATTCCTCCTCTATCAGtccttcaaaaacattttttaccagctttgtataatgaactcagcagatgtttgctaattgctgcatactagtctgaaggagccgagtgggggAATCGTCAGGGAGGGCTGTTCTGTGAGGCAGAAGGGTTTCATCATCTGGGAACCCACTCTAACCAGAACCctcgtgtctgtgtgtgttgcagtCTGCTCCATGCCAGGCCTGGTGCTGTGCAGGAACCCACAGGCCTCAGTACTCCACCGCCACCAGCCCCAATGAGAAGGTGAGCAGGAattcttcctctgctctgttcCACTCTGACAGCACATGAGAGAAACTCTtcagtgtttttggtttttattctcAATACAAAGACATGGATTATGATGTTCAAATGTGGAGCAGAGCTTTCTTAGCCCAAGGTTTACACACCCCACCATATTCTCCACCGTGACATAGTCACCCAGAAGCCCAGAAGAATTTGCTTTTTGCTGTGTTCAGTTGCGACATGCAGTAATAGTTCTGCTGATACTCATTCATGTATTGGTTGCTTTTACGTAGAGCTACTGATAATAGAGCTGTGAATTCCCTGTTTCTACAGGGAGACAGGAAGCTGAGGTGCAGCGAAGGGTTAAAGTTGCGTTCAAGTGACCCCAGATTAGCTGTGTTCATTTACTGacctgctgcttttcttctccaGACCTTTGAGAAGATCCTCATCGCCAACAGAGGAGAAATAGCCTGCAGGGTGAGAGAGACAATAGGCTTTAACGTTTAGTCTGCTTTCTCTGTCATGCTTGGTTACATTTTACTGACACGGGCATCCCATAATATGCTTTACAACATCCAGGTTAATCGCGGAAAGTgtagaaatgaagaaattattaTGCTCAACTTTACTTTGAATCAGGCTAAGATGAGCACAAGAGGAAGAAGATTGTATTCTGTTGACAGCGTCTTAgtgttaaaatgaaatgtttaatctttATTATCATATCTTTCTAATGTGGATTATAAGAGCAATTTTCAAATGTGTGATGGGCAAATACTATTTGGAAGATAAATTAGCAAAGCTACTAAATACCCCTGGTGTGTGTAGATTTCCTATTTGCTGGTTTAGAcatgtgttgtttttctccaggtGATGAAGACGTGTAAGAAGATGGGCATCCAGACTGTAGCTGTTCACAGTGATGTAGACTCCAGTGCTGTGAGtgttcctctctctctgtgtgtctgtgtcatcatcatcatcatcagcagcagcagcagcatcagtgGCTCTCGGTTTTGGTTCAGACGCTGCAAGCCAAACATCTGTCCTGACAGATGATGACGTGGTTTTTGTGATTTGTTCGTGTTTCTGTCCAGGTTCATGTAAAAATGGCTGACGAAGCTGTGTGTGTTGGCCCTGCTCCTACTGGGAAGAGCTACCTGAACATGGAGGCCATCATGGAGGCCATCAGGCAAACTGGAGCACAAGCAGTGAGCTTTTCATGTCTTCAGATTTTCCTGAGCTTATGGGTGTTGCCCATAGAGTTTAAACTAAGCTCAGGCTAAATGATCATTCTGAATCTGAATgttaaacagtatttttttttttcctttttaaggtTCATCCTGGGTATGGATTTCTCTCTGAGAACAAGGAATTTGCAAAGCGCCTGGTGAGTTCCAGTCACAGAGATTCATCTTGTGGTGCCTTtggaaaaactttcagttttttccaATCTAGGGAAAATTCTCTGGTTCAATTTGTTCTTACTTAGATGCACAAAGAGGCTGTGGTTAAAGTGTCcgtatcatgtaaaatcaactttgttGAGCTTTTTGTCATCTTGTTGTGACTTTCCCTCATCGAAACCGTAGTTGGAGTGTTActgtgattctttcatgcatgtttgagaaattctttaatctccatggcaaccactcagctggGCCTGTTTGGACCTTGCCCCATCTTCAGGCTTCCAAGCTTCCCAGCTTCCTCCTCAGAAAGCAGCTCTACcctgctcagctccttcagactagccagcagcaattagcaaacacgtgctacttctcagtgcaacgctagtaaaaatgtttttaatggtttataGAAAAGCCATGTTGTGAAGACTTCTTGAAGGTGgactttcagaaagagcaggagcttcttaaagaggtagacacccaatttcaaggtgttagatcaggaagtaaaatttctttaaagtcatatttgatatatgtagcattttgaTAACAgcttacttgattgtgctataaaatggcactgtgttCCTAGACACCACATACCATTTCTTTCATGAAAAGCACAGCCGAAGTTACTTCTGCACATTGttgaatttttaacatttacttGCATTGTGTTTcctataaaaatgaaaaaaaaaaaaaaaacattttatagtagCATGTGCTAAGATTCAGACTAGAGTAGTTATGTACAGGTAAGAGTTAGTGGattttcctttaagaaaaataaagggaaATCCACTAATCCTCATCCAGGCTGCTACTGGATGTTCAGAATGGATGAGCGCATGGAGACCCAAAGTGAGAAGAACTAGTTAGAAGCCAAATCACACACACTCTGGCTGCACAGTCGGTGTCTCCATTGtccattttctaaaatataaaacacacaagaCTCCTCAGTCCTCTGCTCGTTACTCTGCAGACACATGACTGAACTCAGTAGGATTGCTGCTGACACAGGAAGGGATGATGTTTCAGAATACATTGGGTGATTTAGGTGATGCTATTTTTTTCACTATGTGCTCTCAGTAGTTTTctattgtgaaatatttgtttttctttcctgttgttGCTAGGCTGCAGAAGGTGTAACATTCATCGGTCCAGACACTCATGCGATACAAGCAATGGGGGATAAAATTGAGAGCAAGCTGATTGCCAAGGCTGCCAAGGTCAACACTATCCCAGGATTTGATGGAGTTGTCAAGGTAGGAGGTCACTGATGACTTCAGTCTGCATCTGTTAGTGAAAAAGGCTCAAACTAAAGACGATGAGCAGAGTCCAGCAGGAAggcattcatcatccatccaggCATTTGATCTTTATTTCTCAACAACTTCATTGTTAAACAGGTTGTTTAAAAACTCAGCACTATATCtaatgtttttatcatcatttaATATTGATACTATATAAAATCAATGTATTTGTCCAGATGAGGCATATGTCTGCTCTGCCTGCTGTTGTTGGCAGATTTTCCTCTTAGCAAATCTGGGTTAATGGATCAGAACCCTCAGGTCAAGctggaccgggtcagaactctacctgcagctgcaggtgaaCCTTGACCTTGATTTCTCTTTGCTAACCAAAGCCCACCTCTCTCTACTCCACAGACTGCAGAGGAAGCTGTGAAGATCGCTCAGGAAATCGGTGAGTCTTCCCTGCTCTCACTGAGCGACTCGTCGTGATCGGACTCTGGTTCTCTCCTTAAACCAG from Gambusia affinis linkage group LG13, SWU_Gaff_1.0, whole genome shotgun sequence includes:
- the LOC122842162 gene encoding zinc finger protein ZIC 4-like, translated to MKRMAVVARHNGLVSPLGNNNSGASSIVSPPQAKATNVSACADTPAGGGMDGLLDFSKGPTVKTELVCKWTERTSSKPRLGRTATSVCEQTFSSMPELVDHVTSEHVAAGLESLSHVCMWDECLRGGKAFKAKYKLINHIRVHTGEKPFSCAFPNCGKMFARSENLKIHTRTHTGEKPFQCEFCERRFANSSDRKKHSQVHTASKPYDCKALGCTKSYTHPSSLRKHMKIHVKSSPTSDHQDLYSFGHHHLQQPVLEPLDLKMNHFTSSLANRSSHFPLLTTHQLDLSPSNDVSGKVLLRSSSPVAMPLDLSLSSLKSQLSQKQQSSRTPRRSQRSVNPALTQLSNIKEWYVCTRTTAPHFPLLHPDHIKTERSDEDDYVT